A DNA window from Bacteroides cellulosilyticus contains the following coding sequences:
- a CDS encoding SusC/RagA family TonB-linked outer membrane protein, giving the protein MKTSINLRNMRILLSMLFVFLSVNAVAQNITGTVKDSQGEPIIGASVVEKGTSNGVVTNLEGKFTLKASGKYPIEVSYMGYKKQVINLKGKTSLNIVMQEDATLLEEVIVSTGYGSQRKADLSGSVVSVSKEDIKGTPTSNVMEALQGKIAGADIMMGSGAVGEDVDILLRGSRSINGSNEPLFVIDGVQGASYNQLNPNDIEQIDVLKDASSTAIYGSAGANGVIIITTKRGAAGKVTVNLDAKYSISGGANFIHGMMGDEWYRYQTELYRTKNGEYPENFFQMFSSEAIQQAYENNQWIDWIDEATKGNASQKDINLSLRGGSDKIKIYTSFSYNNTQGLLSNENQTRYGMRFNVDYQIRKWVKIGASSALTYTIKNSRGKNIFTKSLTAFPLGKPYDDNGNINVEFIEGETSPFGDEMENQYANQTRTTYANVNGYLEITPLKGLSFRSQISTTLNSSRNGQYIGEHSLQGVENGYSAPYAYINNNYGYSYLWDNVLTYKIEPLKGHKVTLTGVTSYSHGQSDSNNMRASGQPLDSYLFYNMASGITKYGVKSNYSQSQKMSYALRLNYVYNDKYIASFTTRWDGASHLASGHKWESFPAGALAWRVSQEPFMESTKKWLNNLKLRLSYGITGNSGGMGAYSSQTGAATYSPVSIDGELSSVSQLVSPYGNPSIGWEKTYQWNYGVDLGFFDGRINLSFDYYDSKTKDLLFSRTLPVTSAITAWGSPMATWQNIGETSNKGYEIQLSTVNVKSRNFQWSSSISYTHNDEKIVDLPDGDLIAKKLFEGHPIKTFYDFKYAGIWSTAEEEEAAKYGCQPGYVKIETVEQFTTDENGNLVGDGGVHTYSNTRDLQILGSNVPDGILGVNNTFKYRDFDLSVFAIVRYGQMIDSKTIGWYSANGNNQPRGTNYWTPENQSAYFPRPGIASTTGIGSLKYIDGSYAKIKNITLGYTFPKKLCKTLGLEQCRLYATAYNVFVLPFKSELKHSDPENNGSDTFPLYKTYLLGLNVSF; this is encoded by the coding sequence ATGAAAACATCTATCAACTTGAGAAACATGCGAATATTGCTTAGTATGCTATTCGTTTTCCTGAGTGTCAATGCCGTTGCACAGAACATTACGGGAACTGTAAAGGACAGCCAGGGAGAGCCCATCATCGGGGCTTCCGTAGTAGAAAAAGGGACAAGTAATGGAGTAGTTACCAATCTTGAGGGTAAGTTCACCTTGAAAGCCTCGGGCAAGTATCCTATTGAAGTATCCTATATGGGATATAAGAAACAGGTGATAAACCTGAAGGGGAAAACTTCTTTGAACATTGTGATGCAAGAGGATGCGACTTTGCTGGAGGAGGTGATTGTGAGCACTGGTTATGGTTCGCAGAGGAAAGCCGATCTGAGTGGCTCTGTCGTGTCGGTAAGTAAGGAAGACATAAAGGGGACTCCGACAAGCAATGTGATGGAGGCCCTTCAAGGTAAAATTGCGGGTGCCGATATTATGATGGGCTCCGGTGCAGTAGGCGAGGATGTGGATATCTTATTGCGTGGCTCTCGTTCCATCAACGGAAGCAACGAACCCCTGTTTGTCATTGACGGTGTGCAGGGAGCCAGTTACAACCAGCTGAATCCAAATGATATTGAGCAGATTGATGTATTGAAAGATGCGTCGTCAACTGCTATTTACGGTTCGGCGGGTGCCAATGGCGTCATCATTATCACAACCAAAAGAGGCGCGGCCGGGAAAGTTACAGTCAACTTGGATGCCAAATATAGTATTTCGGGAGGAGCCAATTTCATACATGGTATGATGGGAGATGAATGGTACCGTTATCAGACCGAGCTCTATCGGACTAAGAACGGGGAATATCCGGAGAACTTCTTCCAGATGTTTTCTTCTGAGGCTATACAGCAAGCTTATGAAAACAATCAATGGATAGACTGGATTGATGAGGCTACCAAAGGAAATGCTTCTCAGAAAGATATAAACTTGTCATTGAGAGGCGGAAGTGACAAAATCAAAATATACACTTCATTTAGCTATAACAATACGCAAGGTTTGCTCTCTAACGAAAACCAGACGCGTTACGGAATGAGGTTTAATGTGGATTATCAAATCCGGAAATGGGTAAAGATAGGTGCGAGCTCGGCGCTCACCTATACGATCAAGAATTCGCGGGGCAAGAATATTTTTACTAAATCGCTGACTGCCTTTCCTCTGGGTAAACCTTATGATGACAATGGCAACATCAATGTTGAATTTATAGAAGGGGAGACCTCTCCATTCGGAGATGAAATGGAGAATCAATATGCCAATCAAACACGTACGACTTATGCCAATGTCAACGGTTATCTGGAGATTACTCCACTGAAAGGATTGTCATTCCGCTCACAGATCAGCACCACATTGAATAGCTCCCGCAATGGGCAATATATCGGTGAACATTCATTGCAGGGAGTGGAAAATGGATATTCCGCACCGTATGCCTACATCAATAACAACTATGGCTATAGCTATTTATGGGATAATGTGCTGACTTATAAAATCGAACCGCTTAAAGGACATAAAGTCACGCTGACCGGTGTAACCTCTTATAGCCATGGCCAAAGTGATTCTAATAACATGCGAGCTTCCGGTCAGCCTCTTGACTCCTATTTGTTTTATAATATGGCTTCGGGTATTACGAAGTACGGTGTGAAGTCCAATTATTCTCAAAGCCAGAAGATGTCTTATGCCTTACGTCTGAATTATGTATATAATGATAAATATATAGCTTCATTTACTACGCGCTGGGATGGCGCATCCCATCTGGCCAGTGGACATAAATGGGAATCGTTTCCGGCAGGGGCGTTGGCATGGCGTGTTTCGCAGGAACCCTTCATGGAGTCTACAAAAAAATGGCTGAACAACCTGAAACTTCGCCTAAGCTACGGTATTACCGGTAACTCCGGAGGTATGGGAGCTTATTCTTCGCAGACAGGAGCAGCCACCTATTCTCCGGTATCCATCGATGGGGAGCTGAGTTCAGTAAGCCAACTTGTGTCTCCATACGGAAACCCCTCTATCGGTTGGGAGAAAACCTATCAATGGAACTATGGTGTAGACTTGGGATTTTTCGACGGCCGCATCAATCTGAGTTTCGATTATTACGACTCAAAAACGAAAGACCTTCTGTTTAGCCGTACATTGCCCGTTACTTCGGCCATTACCGCCTGGGGATCTCCTATGGCAACCTGGCAGAATATAGGTGAAACCAGCAACAAAGGTTATGAAATCCAATTGTCTACGGTCAATGTAAAGAGCAGGAATTTCCAATGGTCTTCATCCATTTCTTATACTCATAACGATGAAAAAATTGTAGACCTGCCCGATGGTGACCTCATTGCCAAAAAGTTATTCGAAGGACATCCCATCAAGACATTCTACGATTTTAAATATGCCGGAATATGGAGCACTGCCGAAGAAGAAGAAGCGGCGAAATATGGATGCCAACCGGGATATGTGAAGATTGAGACAGTGGAGCAGTTCACTACGGATGAGAATGGAAATCTTGTAGGAGATGGTGGCGTACACACTTACAGCAACACGCGCGACCTCCAGATATTGGGCTCGAATGTACCTGACGGTATCTTGGGTGTAAATAATACATTTAAGTACAGAGATTTTGATTTAAGCGTTTTCGCTATTGTGAGATACGGGCAGATGATAGACAGCAAAACAATCGGCTGGTATTCCGCCAATGGTAATAACCAACCTAGGGGTACGAATTATTGGACTCCTGAAAACCAGTCGGCTTACTTCCCCCGACCGGGTATTGCCAGTACGACGGGTATAGGTTCGCTGAAGTATATTGACGGTTCTTATGCCAAAATAAAGAATATCACTTTGGGATATACCTTCCCCAAGAAATTATGTAAAACTCTGGGACTTGAGCAATGCCGGCTTTATGCAACGGCATATAATGTATTTGTACTGCCGTTTAAGAGTGAGCTGAAGCACTCGGACCCTGAAAATAACGGTTCCGATACCTTCCCGCTTTACAAAACTTATCTCTTGGGACTTAATGTATCCTTTTAA
- a CDS encoding hybrid sensor histidine kinase/response regulator transcription factor — translation MKLRLSTLLLLFCLSVSGQLQYTITRYSTEDGLPQQTITGITRDRNGYMWFTTWNGICRFDGHSFKTYRVMPGDANDLPTNRIDDIKIDARNHLWLLDDQNFLYRFHPENNKFHRFTSQTAPVQNIFTLSDGDTWLFQSDGRLLRITPDEQAMACRQILGSSHGVRRVISLVQDKEIIWIISDKGIYKYSKENSKLTLALSTRKHFHSFRKYANKFIIGADNGQLYIYDPRKDDYSIMKFNTSATLTRVKAYDSKHLLITAENDGFFLTDGYRGEGVHYTISNQLLSNEVNALYVEDSQKHIWIAYKNTTMITRIDSLGTYRKHYQLKMQKYDDSPRQISQDHDGRLWVFSKNEALNYYDEKSDEFLFFSISRTSHNSNPPKIKKIYFDKQNNLWIAKQPKGLIKVSFKKDLFSLSVPDLAEYSSTNELRSIMEDADHNIWVGSKNGDIQVYDRNKLFIGFLNSTGRLSRQAENFDAAYALLQDKKGNIWIGTRNKGLIRLIPNGKLNYRIKYYKNDPVDRFSLSCNSIFSLKEDKLGRIWIGTLGGGINYIDRDGRFIHPGNELPDYPARFSRIKNICIDHQDNLWLATTSGVLLCKWSNGKLAYTPIVRNCNEKNSLSCDNVYDVFESSKHEVFIATFGGGLDKLTGFDKQNNGIFKNYSSPQMISNVPLTLTEDHEGNLWIPSENGLYRLFTGNDSIEIYDSRFLPEGLLLTESRACRLSNNEILFGTDKGLLSMNPEKMKRDSHTSNLLITDIHINGEKKKSSYQSSGITLSHKENSFSINYETLDMKFPNKIEYAYRLKGFDNWNYVQNNRMAVYTNIPKGNYCFQVKSTNSDGVWSNKIKEISITILPSFWESIYGIILYIILFFLIVAISAYILFVIYKLRNRVAIEKHILDIKTKFFTDIIHELRTPFTLIVAPIDHMLSQKGLNPVIQQDLALVKRNTKHTLKIINQVLDLQKIQNESKLTVQRIEIAPFIEHIINNFQSIAIQRESEITFESKESPLFLWADPDKLESILFNLITNAFKYSPKGTVIHLSVQETDTNIILQISDQGYGISQEKQKSIFNRFENYVSSDIFKKQSTGIGLSLVKELVELHKGKITLQSKINEGSTFTIHFRKGKEHFAPETEFILSDYDERPQLSQSDTLFLRDDYEAEEGEACKDCGKSSILVVDDNQELLFFLHTILSEEFRVITASNGKEGLEKAIKYLPNMIVSDVVMPEMTGIEMVKKLQANTYTCHIPIVLLSSKADVENQNEGLELGVDDYITKPFSASYLIAKIWNIIRQRKRIQALYYSELIQNKEESNIDSKEELRSLPQADKDLLDGIVCFINKHLDYPDLSVDTLVEEAGISRSALFKKIKTLIGISPMELIKNIRLKKAAELIEEGSDNFTQVAYKTGFKDSQHFSKCFKMIYGVTPSEYRKKTFGSVGMTIKL, via the coding sequence ATGAAGCTACGCCTATCGACACTATTACTTTTGTTCTGCCTTTCTGTTTCCGGACAACTTCAGTACACAATTACCCGATACAGCACTGAAGACGGACTGCCGCAACAAACCATAACCGGCATCACCCGAGATAGAAACGGATATATGTGGTTTACTACCTGGAATGGAATCTGCCGTTTTGACGGACATTCATTCAAGACCTACAGAGTGATGCCCGGTGATGCGAATGACTTACCAACCAACCGGATTGACGATATAAAGATAGATGCCCGCAACCATCTCTGGCTATTGGATGACCAGAATTTCCTGTACCGCTTTCATCCGGAAAACAACAAGTTCCACCGCTTTACGTCGCAGACAGCTCCTGTCCAAAACATATTTACTCTTTCTGACGGGGACACCTGGTTGTTCCAGTCGGACGGACGCTTACTGAGAATTACTCCGGACGAGCAAGCAATGGCTTGCCGCCAAATCCTGGGCAGTTCGCATGGAGTCCGCAGAGTGATCAGTCTCGTGCAGGACAAAGAGATCATCTGGATTATCTCTGACAAAGGTATTTATAAATACTCCAAGGAAAATAGCAAACTGACCCTAGCCCTATCTACCCGAAAGCATTTCCACAGTTTCAGAAAATACGCAAACAAGTTTATAATCGGTGCCGACAATGGACAACTATATATTTACGACCCCAGGAAAGACGATTATTCAATAATGAAGTTCAATACTTCCGCCACTCTGACAAGAGTCAAAGCCTATGATTCCAAGCATTTGCTTATCACGGCAGAAAATGACGGCTTCTTCCTGACAGACGGTTATCGGGGAGAAGGAGTACACTATACGATCTCAAACCAACTGTTAAGCAATGAAGTGAATGCACTGTATGTGGAAGACAGCCAGAAACACATATGGATAGCCTATAAAAACACGACAATGATTACCCGCATCGACTCACTCGGCACTTACCGCAAGCATTACCAGCTGAAAATGCAGAAGTATGACGATTCTCCACGGCAGATATCACAAGACCATGACGGGCGGTTATGGGTTTTCTCCAAGAACGAAGCACTCAATTATTACGATGAGAAGTCAGATGAATTCCTCTTTTTTTCCATCAGCAGAACCAGCCACAACTCAAATCCACCGAAAATAAAGAAAATATACTTCGACAAGCAGAACAATCTTTGGATAGCCAAGCAGCCGAAAGGACTTATAAAAGTATCTTTCAAAAAAGACCTTTTCAGTCTCTCCGTACCTGACCTGGCAGAGTACTCATCTACCAACGAATTGAGAAGTATCATGGAAGATGCAGACCACAACATCTGGGTTGGAAGCAAAAACGGAGACATACAAGTATATGACAGAAACAAGCTGTTCATCGGCTTTCTGAACTCAACCGGCAGATTATCCCGACAAGCGGAGAATTTCGATGCCGCATACGCCTTGCTGCAAGACAAAAAGGGGAATATATGGATAGGGACACGCAACAAAGGCCTCATCCGATTAATCCCCAATGGCAAACTGAATTACCGGATCAAATACTATAAGAATGATCCTGTGGACAGGTTCAGCCTGAGTTGCAACTCCATATTTTCACTAAAAGAGGATAAACTGGGCAGAATCTGGATCGGCACATTAGGAGGCGGAATCAACTATATAGACCGGGACGGGCGTTTCATACACCCGGGCAATGAACTACCGGATTATCCAGCCCGCTTTTCGAGAATCAAGAACATCTGTATAGACCATCAGGACAACCTCTGGCTGGCCACTACATCGGGAGTATTGCTCTGCAAGTGGAGTAACGGCAAACTGGCATACACTCCCATTGTGCGTAACTGTAACGAAAAGAACAGCCTGAGCTGCGATAATGTATATGACGTGTTCGAAAGCAGCAAACACGAAGTCTTTATCGCGACTTTTGGCGGAGGTCTTGATAAGCTGACGGGATTCGATAAGCAGAACAATGGAATCTTCAAGAACTACTCTTCCCCGCAAATGATTTCCAATGTCCCGCTGACGCTGACGGAAGATCACGAAGGTAATTTATGGATTCCATCGGAAAATGGTTTGTACCGGCTGTTTACAGGCAATGACTCTATCGAAATATACGACAGCAGGTTCCTGCCCGAAGGACTTCTGCTCACCGAAAGCAGAGCCTGCCGCCTTTCAAACAATGAAATACTTTTCGGAACAGACAAGGGATTATTATCAATGAACCCCGAAAAGATGAAGCGGGACTCGCATACATCCAATCTCCTCATTACGGATATCCACATAAACGGAGAGAAAAAGAAATCCTCCTACCAGTCTTCCGGCATCACCCTCAGCCACAAGGAGAACTCATTCAGCATCAATTATGAGACACTGGACATGAAATTCCCCAATAAGATAGAGTACGCCTATCGTCTGAAAGGCTTTGACAACTGGAACTACGTGCAAAACAACCGCATGGCAGTCTATACAAACATTCCTAAAGGAAACTACTGCTTCCAAGTCAAATCAACCAACAGTGACGGAGTATGGAGCAATAAGATAAAGGAAATTTCCATCACTATATTGCCTTCATTCTGGGAATCTATTTATGGCATTATACTGTACATCATTCTATTTTTCCTCATTGTCGCCATTTCAGCATATATCCTGTTCGTTATCTATAAACTCAGAAACCGGGTTGCAATAGAGAAGCATATCTTAGATATAAAAACCAAGTTCTTCACAGATATCATTCATGAGTTACGCACTCCTTTCACACTGATTGTAGCCCCCATAGACCACATGCTCTCACAAAAAGGTTTGAATCCTGTCATTCAGCAAGACCTGGCTCTGGTAAAGCGGAATACCAAACATACACTGAAAATCATTAACCAGGTACTCGATTTGCAAAAGATACAGAATGAGTCCAAACTTACGGTACAAAGAATAGAAATAGCCCCATTCATCGAACATATTATAAATAATTTCCAGTCAATTGCCATTCAACGGGAAAGTGAAATCACCTTTGAATCTAAAGAATCACCTCTTTTTTTATGGGCAGACCCGGATAAATTGGAAAGTATTCTCTTCAACCTGATCACGAATGCTTTTAAATATTCACCCAAAGGGACAGTCATACATCTGTCTGTTCAAGAAACTGACACCAATATCATTCTGCAAATATCCGACCAGGGATATGGCATCAGTCAGGAAAAACAAAAAAGCATCTTCAACCGGTTTGAGAATTATGTAAGTTCCGACATCTTCAAGAAACAAAGTACAGGCATAGGGCTATCTTTAGTAAAGGAATTGGTAGAGTTACACAAAGGCAAAATCACTTTACAAAGCAAAATAAACGAGGGTTCTACCTTCACCATCCACTTTCGTAAAGGGAAAGAGCATTTTGCACCGGAAACGGAGTTCATTCTATCAGATTATGATGAACGGCCTCAACTGTCCCAAAGTGATACTCTTTTTCTGAGAGACGATTACGAAGCAGAAGAGGGGGAAGCTTGTAAGGATTGCGGTAAAAGTTCCATTTTAGTGGTGGATGATAATCAGGAGCTTCTTTTCTTCTTACACACGATTCTTTCCGAAGAGTTTCGTGTAATCACCGCTTCCAATGGGAAAGAGGGATTGGAAAAGGCAATCAAGTACCTGCCGAATATGATTGTCAGCGATGTTGTAATGCCCGAAATGACAGGGATCGAAATGGTCAAGAAGCTACAAGCCAATACTTATACCTGCCACATACCAATTGTTTTACTGAGTAGTAAGGCAGATGTGGAAAATCAAAATGAAGGTTTGGAGTTGGGCGTGGATGATTACATTACCAAGCCCTTCAGTGCGAGTTATCTGATAGCCAAGATATGGAACATCATCAGACAAAGAAAGCGGATTCAGGCACTGTATTATTCGGAACTCATACAAAATAAAGAAGAAAGCAATATCGATTCCAAAGAGGAACTTCGCTCACTTCCGCAAGCCGATAAAGACTTGCTGGACGGGATTGTCTGTTTCATCAACAAACATCTGGATTATCCGGACTTGAGTGTAGATACGCTTGTTGAGGAAGCGGGAATCAGCCGCTCCGCCCTATTCAAAAAGATAAAGACGCTCATAGGCATCTCACCAATGGAACTTATTAAAAACATACGTTTGAAAAAAGCGGCGGAACTGATAGAAGAAGGTTCGGATAACTTTACCCAAGTGGCTTATAAAACAGGATTTAAAGATTCGCAGCATTTCAGTAAATGCTTCAAAATGATTTATGGGGTAACTCCTTCGGAATACAGAAAAAAAACATTTGGTTCAGTTGGTATGACTATAAAGCTATAA
- a CDS encoding DUF6443 domain-containing protein codes for MKRIYLLLSLLLCQLLCMSQVSTSQNYISARTYTSADRSGCREQVVYYDGLGRPSQIVDRSITPDGKDIVSLQEYDDQGRKLRTWLPAKSAGNGSYMNISSLKSGASSLASGDSRPYAQTTYEASPLKRPVAEHGAGEAWAEQPVGYRYVTRNPQSFAYFSNRVPNRDLLGVCTTDEDGNQAYEFKDGLGRTILAGRMDGSEPYFTHYEYDSRDDLVNVYPPFVASPKPGAPEGSFNAQSSYSYRYDFLHRYIYKKLPERDAIYFVYDRGSHQVFSQDGEQRVRGEWSFSLSDEFSRPVVTGICNNSYFYEDLQLSEINIKARRDDTGTAFHGYIPENITLKTPVVYTVNYYDDYSFIGKHGVPTSLNYTTPPSGYGTRYTESSKGLLTGTVTARVDATGVTGYDYAAFYYDERGRIIQSRTTNHLGGTEVEYVTYNFIGDPLKRQHVHTATGKATQTEVCTYEYDHAGRLSKSKHKLNTNGEVTLIENTYDDLGRVKSNKRHGVSALTTNYTYNVRSWIKTLTTGTLFNQTLYYNESYSGNTPCYNGNISAMSWKASGDTGLHGYRFRYDRLSRLTSADYLWNGISSTNYSTSYTYNKQSNITSLRRNGRTGASSYGLIDNLTFTLDGNKLTRTDDAATASAYNGGFEFKDAVKQADEYAYDKNGNMTKDLNKNITDIQYNCLNLPSKVTFKDGSTITYTYALNGTKLRTVHKIGNTTTTTEYCGNVVYENGVQKLLLTDAGYVTLSDKMYHYYLQDHQGNNRVVANQVGQKEEVNHYYPFGGTFASADGNVQAYKYNGKELDTKKGVNWYDYGARMYDVALGRFMTIDRFTEKYNTMSPYQYGGNNPVNNIDINGDSIIIQPNANGLIDQIKEFFGFDTKYQEIVKADLSQLKKDDAKVSGIISDLEESENIHSITMPKDKRRGNFSGIDKSKADEGVSQGTTIGYDPYKKTDPNGESRTPRVGLSHELRHSYDADKGIMTQEETENGVLLIEVRAINTENKIRMKTGDPKRTKYGKKEIPKALLE; via the coding sequence ATGAAACGAATATATCTATTACTTTCACTTTTATTGTGCCAACTCTTGTGCATGTCGCAGGTAAGCACCTCTCAGAACTACATCAGTGCCCGTACTTACACCTCGGCCGACCGCAGTGGTTGCCGTGAGCAGGTGGTATACTATGACGGTCTGGGCCGCCCCTCACAAATCGTAGACCGCAGCATCACCCCCGACGGGAAGGATATCGTCTCCCTGCAGGAATATGACGACCAGGGACGCAAGCTGCGCACATGGCTTCCCGCCAAATCGGCGGGAAATGGCAGCTATATGAATATCTCCTCCCTGAAGAGCGGCGCAAGTTCGTTGGCAAGCGGTGATTCGCGCCCCTACGCACAGACCACCTATGAAGCCTCTCCCCTGAAGAGGCCGGTTGCAGAGCATGGAGCGGGCGAGGCATGGGCGGAACAGCCTGTAGGCTACCGCTATGTCACTCGCAATCCTCAGTCGTTTGCTTATTTTTCCAACAGGGTTCCCAACAGGGATTTATTAGGCGTTTGCACTACGGATGAAGACGGAAATCAGGCTTATGAATTTAAAGACGGCCTGGGACGCACAATCCTAGCGGGACGTATGGACGGTTCCGAACCCTATTTCACTCATTATGAATATGACAGTCGCGATGATTTGGTGAATGTTTACCCGCCTTTCGTTGCTTCCCCAAAGCCGGGAGCACCTGAAGGGTCTTTTAATGCACAGAGCAGTTATTCCTACCGCTATGACTTCCTGCACCGCTACATTTACAAGAAACTTCCGGAACGTGATGCCATTTATTTCGTTTACGATCGTGGAAGCCATCAGGTCTTCTCGCAAGACGGCGAACAACGCGTCCGCGGAGAATGGAGTTTCTCCCTTTCCGATGAATTTAGTCGTCCGGTAGTGACGGGAATTTGTAATAACTCCTATTTTTACGAAGATTTACAGTTGTCGGAGATTAATATAAAAGCACGGCGTGATGATACAGGCACTGCCTTTCATGGTTATATTCCCGAGAATATTACGTTGAAGACTCCTGTAGTGTATACGGTGAACTACTACGATGACTACTCTTTCATCGGCAAGCACGGAGTACCCACCTCTCTGAACTACACCACCCCCCCTTCGGGCTACGGCACCCGCTACACGGAAAGCAGCAAAGGATTGCTGACAGGAACGGTAACAGCACGCGTGGACGCTACCGGAGTGACCGGATATGATTACGCCGCTTTCTATTACGACGAGCGCGGACGTATCATCCAAAGCCGGACAACGAACCATTTGGGAGGAACTGAAGTGGAGTACGTTACCTATAACTTTATAGGCGATCCTTTGAAGCGCCAGCATGTTCATACAGCCACGGGTAAGGCTACACAGACGGAAGTATGTACATACGAGTACGACCATGCGGGCCGCCTGTCAAAGTCAAAACACAAGTTAAACACAAATGGTGAGGTGACACTCATCGAAAATACGTACGATGACTTGGGGCGAGTGAAGAGCAACAAACGTCATGGCGTCTCTGCCCTTACAACGAACTATACCTATAATGTCCGCTCATGGATCAAGACATTAACCACCGGTACGCTGTTCAATCAGACCCTGTATTACAACGAGTCTTACAGCGGAAACACCCCCTGCTACAATGGCAATATCTCCGCCATGAGTTGGAAAGCTTCGGGCGACACGGGACTGCACGGATACCGCTTCCGCTATGACAGACTTTCCCGACTGACCTCCGCCGATTATTTATGGAACGGCATTTCCAGTACGAATTACAGTACTTCATATACGTATAATAAGCAAAGTAATATAACCTCACTCCGGCGTAATGGTCGCACAGGAGCTTCCTCTTACGGCCTGATCGACAATCTGACTTTCACGCTGGACGGTAACAAGCTAACGCGTACGGACGATGCTGCCACAGCTTCAGCTTATAATGGTGGCTTTGAATTTAAGGATGCCGTGAAACAGGCCGATGAGTACGCCTATGATAAGAATGGAAATATGACGAAAGATTTAAATAAGAATATTACTGATATTCAGTATAATTGTTTAAATTTGCCAAGTAAGGTCACGTTTAAGGATGGTAGCACCATTACTTATACTTATGCGTTGAACGGCACGAAACTCCGTACTGTCCATAAAATAGGTAACACTACCACTACGACTGAGTATTGCGGAAATGTGGTCTATGAGAATGGTGTGCAGAAGTTGTTGTTGACTGATGCGGGATATGTTACTTTGTCTGACAAGATGTATCATTACTACTTGCAGGATCATCAGGGCAACAACCGCGTAGTTGCGAACCAGGTGGGGCAAAAGGAAGAGGTAAACCATTACTATCCGTTCGGCGGCACGTTTGCTTCAGCAGACGGTAATGTTCAGGCTTATAAGTATAACGGTAAGGAACTGGATACAAAGAAGGGGGTGAACTGGTATGATTATGGGGCGAGAATGTATGATGTGGCATTAGGAAGGTTTATGACGATAGATAGATTTACGGAGAAGTATAATACTATGTCACCTTATCAGTATGGAGGAAATAATCCAGTAAATAACATTGATATTAACGGAGATAGTATAATCATTCAGCCTAATGCCAATGGACTTATTGATCAGATTAAAGAATTCTTTGGATTTGATACAAAATATCAAGAGATTGTGAAAGCTGACTTATCGCAACTGAAGAAAGACGATGCAAAGGTTTCAGGAATAATCTCTGATTTAGAGGAGAGTGAGAATATACATTCTATTACAATGCCAAAAGATAAGAGAAGAGGAAATTTCTCAGGAATTGATAAGTCAAAAGCTGATGAAGGTGTTTCGCAAGGTACTACTATTGGGTATGATCCCTATAAAAAAACAGACCCTAATGGAGAGAGTAGAACTCCAAGAGTTGGATTAAGTCACGAGTTAAGGCATTCGTATGATGCCGACAAGGGAATTATGACTCAAGAAGAAACGGAAAATGGAGTTTTGTTAATTGAGGTACGTGCAATTAACACAGAAAATAAAATAAGGATGAAAACAGGAGATCCTAAAAGAACAAAATATGGAAAGAAAGAAATACCTAAGGCACTATTGGAATAG
- a CDS encoding smalltalk protein, whose protein sequence is MKKSVWDIILKVVIAVASAIAGVIGGNAMPL, encoded by the coding sequence ATCAAGAAATCAGTATGGGATATAATCCTGAAGGTGGTAATCGCGGTAGCGTCGGCAATAGCCGGGGTGATTGGGGGTAATGCGATGCCGTTGTAA
- a CDS encoding HU family DNA-binding protein: MPVLYKTIQSTMKNKEGDKLFHPRTVYVGGVNTEKIAQEIAEYSSLSTGDVKNSIDNLVTVLTKHLQSSEVVTLDGFGTFRLAMKSRGKGVKTKEEVSAAQATLQVHFTPASTRNMDRTVATRSLVTGVKCVLYKPESDGSGSGNEGGSGSGSGGGGLDENPLG; the protein is encoded by the coding sequence ATGCCAGTACTTTACAAGACTATTCAGTCAACAATGAAAAACAAAGAAGGTGACAAACTATTTCATCCCCGTACCGTGTACGTGGGTGGTGTCAACACAGAGAAGATCGCCCAGGAAATTGCGGAGTATTCCTCCCTCTCCACCGGTGACGTAAAGAATTCCATCGACAACCTGGTCACCGTATTGACCAAACACCTGCAATCCTCCGAAGTGGTGACACTGGATGGCTTCGGTACTTTCCGACTAGCCATGAAATCGAGAGGCAAGGGAGTGAAGACGAAAGAGGAGGTATCTGCGGCACAAGCCACACTACAGGTGCACTTCACCCCGGCATCCACCCGCAATATGGACCGTACCGTAGCCACCCGCTCGCTGGTGACAGGCGTGAAGTGTGTGCTTTACAAACCTGAATCGGACGGTTCGGGTAGTGGCAACGAAGGCGGCAGTGGCTCCGGTAGCGGTGGCGGTGGTTTGGACGAAAATCCGCTGGGCTAA